The Streptomyces sp. R28 region CCTCCTGGTCCTGGACGAGCCCACGAACCACCTCGACCTGCCGGCCATCGAGCAACTGGAATCGGCCCTGGACGCCTACGAGGGCACGCTGCTCCTGGTCACCCACGACCGGCGGATGCTCGACGCGGTCCACGTCACCCGCCGCCTGGAGGTCGCCGACGGCAAGGTGACCGAACGCTAGGGCGTGTGGGCCAGCTCTTTCCCTCCGGTCAGCGCAGAAGCGCGCAGACGAAGTTCTCCTGTACGGCGCGCAGTTCCTGCAGCAGATCGGGCTTCATGGCCTGGTTGATCTGGGTGGTGACGGAGAAGGTCAGCGACCGGTGCCCGTCCGGTGTGGCGGCGATCAGCTGCGTGTAGCCGAGGGTGTTGCCGGTGTGCCCCAGCACCACCCCACACCGGGTCGTGTACCGGAAGAGGGCGAGTCCCGCGTCGTTGCGCCCCGGCCCGGCGGGCTCGGACGCCGCCCCGGGAATCCAGCGCCGCTGCTCCCGCACGACGTCGTGGCCGTACAGGCGGCCGCCGGCGTAGCCGCGGACGAAGCGGGTCATGTCGACGGGCGTCGACACGATGTCGCCCGACGCCCAGACACCGGACGTGCTGAGCGCCTCGCTGACGTCCTCCGCAGGAGAGGGCGGGTTCACGTCGTAGCCGTGCAGATAGGGCCTCGGCATCCGGTAGCCCTGCGGCAGGCTGGTGTGGCGCAGGCCCAGCGGCCGGTACACCGATGCCTCCAGCAGCCGTTCGTACCGGACCCCGGTCGCCGCCTCCGCCATCAGGGCGGCGGCGATGTTGTCGGAGTTGGAGTACTGGTACCGGGAGCCGGGCCGGAACCGCAGAGGCTGGTCGGCGACGTAGTCGAGCAGCCTGCGGGAGTCGAAGCGGTGCCGGGGGTCTGTGCCGAGGGTCGCCGCGAACGCCGGGGCCTGCGCGAAGTCGGGCAGGCCGCTGGTGTGGTTCAGTAGCTGGCGCAGCGTCACGGAACCCCAGGCCCGCGGCAGACGGGGCAGTCGCTCGCGCAGGGTGTCGTCGAGGCGCAGATAGCGGCGGTCGACGAGGGACAGCGCCACCGCGCCGCTGAACGCCTTGGCCGCACTGGCGATCCGCATGTGGTCGTTGGGGTCGGACCTTCGGCCGGTCTCCCGGTCCGCGACGCCGGCCCGCAGAACCCTGGTGCCCCTGCCGTCGCGGAGGACAGCGACGACGCCGGGCGGGCCGCCCGGCGCGCGGACCAGCCCCTCCAGCTGCTGCTGAAGCGCCTGGTCGGGGTGCGGTGCGGGCCGCGCGGCGGCTTCCGCGCCCGCCGGGGACAGCAGGGCCAGGCAGGCGGCGAAGACGGAGACCGCCCCGAGACGGGGCCCGAACGGGGTACGGCGGCGGGGTGGGATGGGCATCGGCACTCCTGAGCGGCGGCGGGCACGCGGATCGGCGTCCAGCTTCGCCCGCCCCGAGCCGGGCAGCCGGTCGTGCTACTGCACCTGGCCCAACGGGCCGCGCTCCGCGGCTCAGCCGAGCCGCGCGGCCAGGCCCGGGTAGTCGACGACGAGACCGTCGTCGTCGAACTCGATGTCGCTGCGGAAGTCGCCGGAGACGAAGCGAACCCGGCCGTGCCCCAGGTGTTGGTAGCTCTGCCGCGAGGGCAGGACGGCCAGTTCCGGCACCGACACCCACGCCATGAGGAACTCCCGTTCCCCGGACGCCAGATGAAGCCCGTGCCGCAGGACCGGCATCGTGTTGGTGAGCGGACACAGACCGAGGTCGCAGTCGAGGGCGCCGTCGGCCTCGGGCAGTCGCGCACCGTTCGCAGTCCAGCGGCCCGCTCCGTCATGCCGTAGATCGAGCGTGTGCACGCCCTCCGCCGACTCGGCGGTGACTTGCAGGCGACGCGTCACGAACCCGTCGGCCGTATCGAGTTCGTACGAGATCCAGTACGGCTCCGCGACGGTGCCGACCGCTCGGCCGCGGGCCCGCAGGGCGTCGCCGCCGAGCTCGATCCAGGCGGTCTCGACGCCCTTGCTCTCCGACACTTCCCAGGTGATGACACGCGACGTCGGCATGTCGTCAGCCTATGGGCGATCCGGCCCGGAGCCTCCGTGTCCTACCGGAGAGTCCGGGCCCGTGGCGTGGATCAACGCTTGCCCTGCTTCTTGTCGACCAGACCCGCGCGGCGCAGCGCGTCGGCCATGGCGCTGTTGGCCGGAGGCGGTGCCTGGCGCGAGCCGCCGCCACCACCGCCGCCACCACCGCGCCCCTGTCGCTGCTGCGGCGGCCGCCCGCCCCGCTGCCGGCGCTCGCCGCCGCCCCCGCCCTGCTGACCCGGGGCAGCCGCCTCGTCGTCGAGCCGCAGCGTCAGGGAGATCCGCTTGCGCGGGATGTCGACGTCGAGGACCTTGACCTTGACGATGTCACCGGGCTTCACCACGTCGCGGGGGTCCTTGACGAACGTCTTCGACAGCGCGGAGACGTGCGCCAGACCGTCCTGGTGGACACCGACGTCGATGAACGCCCCGAAGGCCGCCACGTTCGTCACGACGCCCTCCAGGACCATCCCGGAGGCCAGGTCGGAGATCTTCTCGACGCCCTCCTTGAAGGTGGCCGTCTTGAAGGCGGGCCGCGGGTCGCGCCCGGGCTTCTCCAGTTCCTTGAGGATGTCCGTCACGGTCGGCAGACCGAAGGTCTCGTCCACGAAGTCTTTCGGCTTCAGCGACCGCAGCACGCCCGTGTTGCCGATGAGCGAGGCCACCTCCTGACCGGAGGTCTTCACCATGCGCCGGACGACCGGATACGCCTCGGGGTGGACGCTGGAGGAGTCCAGCGGGTCGTCGCCGCCGCGGATGCGCAGGAAGCCCGCGCACTGCTCGTACGCCTTCGGGCCCAGCCGCGCCACGCCCTTCAGCTGGGTGCGCGACTTGAAGGGGCCGTTCGCGTCCCGGTGCGTCACGATGTTCTCCGCCAGGCCGGAGGTGATGCCGGAGACCCGGGCGAGCAGTGGTGCCGACGCCGTGTTGACGTCCACGCCCACGCCGTTCACACAGTCCTCCACCACCGCGTCCAGCGAGCGTGACAGCTTCACCTCGGACAGGTCGTGCTGGTACTGGCCGACACCGATCGACTTCGGGTCGATCTTCACCAGCTCGGCCAGCGGGTCCTGCAGACGGCGGGCGATCGACACCGCGCCGCGCAGCGACACGTCCATGTCGGGCAGCTCCTGCGAGGCGAACGCCGAGGCCGAGTACACCGAGGCGCCCGCCTCGGACACCATCACCTTGGTGAGCTTCAACTCGGGGTGCTTGGTGATGAGTTCACCGGCGAGCTTGTCGGTCTCACGGGACGCCGTGCCGTTGCCGATCGCGATCAGCTCGACCGCGTGCTCCTTGGCCAGCCGCGCGAGCTTGGCGAGCGCCTCGTCCCACTTGTTCGCCGGGACGTGCGGATAGATGACGTCCGTCGCGACGACCTTGCCGGTGGCGTCGACGACGGCGACCTTCACACCGGTACGGAAGCCGGGGTCCAGCCCGAGCGTCGCGCGCGTGCCGGCGGGGGCGGCGAGCAGCAGATCCCGCAGGTTCGCCGCGAAGACGTTGACCGCCTCGTCCTCGGCGGCCGTCCGCAGCCGCAGCCGCAGGTCGATGCCGAGGTGGACGAGGATCCGGGTGCGCCAGGCCCAGCGGACCGTGTCCCCCAGCCACTTGTCGCCGGGACGGCCGCGGTCGGCGATCGCGAACTTCGCGGCGACGATCCCCTCGTACGACGAAGGACCGTCCGTGGGCTCCTCCGGCTCCAGGGCGAGGTCGAGGACCTCCTCCTTCTCGCCGCGCAGCATCGCCAGGATGCGGTGCGAGGGCAGCTCGGTGAACGGCTCCGCGAAGTCGAAGTAGTCGGCGAACTTCGCGCCCGCCTCCTCCTTGCCGTCACGTACCTTGGCCGCGAGCCGCCCGCGCACCCACATGCGCTCACGCAGCTCGCCGATCAGGTCGGCGTCCTCCGAGAACCGCTCGGTGAGGATCGCCCGGGCGCCCTCCAGGGCCGCCTGCGGATCGGCCACGCCCTTGTCGGCGTCGACGAAGGCGGCGGCAGCGGCCGCCGGCTCGACGCTCGGGTCACTGAGCAGCCCCTCGGCGAGCGGCTCAAGACCCGCCTCACGCGCGATCTGAGCCTTGGTCCTGCGCTTGGGCTTGTACGGCAGATAGATGTCCTCGAGCCGCGCCTTGGTCTCGGCGCCGCGGATCCGGGCCTCCAACTCCTCGGTCAGCTTGCCCTGCTCGCGCACCGACTCGAGGATCGCCGTCCGCCGCTCCTCCAACTCCCGCAGATAGCGCAGCCGCTCCTCGAGCGTGCGCAGCTGCGCATCGTCGAGCATCTCGGTCGCTTCCTTGCGGTAGCGGGCGATGAAGGGCACCGTCGAACCGCCGTCGAGCAGCTCCACGGCAGCCTTCACCTGCCGCTCTCGTACGCCGAGCTCCGCGGCGATCCTGCCTTCGATGGACCCTACGAGGGGTGTCGTCACGATCCCGTCCCGCCTTCTCACTGAGGTTGCGCGGCAATTGTGGCAGGTGGCACCGACAACCGGGGATCAGGGCGCTAACCCGGCCGGTCGTGGCGGGGCGGAATCAGGCCCTGCGGCTTCGCGTACTGCTGGAGGCGCCGCCGAAGAGCCGGGCCAGGGCCCGGAACGGCAGCGTCACGACCGTGGCGATCGCGCCACCGATCTGGCGCAACACGTCTGCGATTGCACGGAACACTTTTCTCCCCTTTCCTCTCCGGCCACGACGGCCGGCTGGGGACCGGGTACCGCGGCTCGGGCCCGCCATGCAGAGAGGGCCAGATCAAGGGGCCCGTCCGTGCCTGAAGCCCCCCTGGGAGGCCTCAGCCCTTGCCGAGCAGATCCGCCGGGAACGCCCCCGCCGCCAGCGCGGCCCGCGCGAATCCGGCACCGAGTTCCGTCAGCCGTGCGACCCCCTCCGCGCCGAGGTGCTCGTACGGGGCCCGGTCCAGGCGGTCCGTCTCGGACTCGATCTCCTCGCGCAGGGCGACGCCCTCGGGCGTGAGGTCGCCCGAGTCGTCCAGCAGACCTCGCTCGCGCAGTCGGCCGGCAGCCGCGTCCCAGTCCTCCTGGGTCCAGCCACGGCTGGAGAACACCCACTTCGGCGCCATGCCCTTGCCGGTCGCGGTGTGGGTCACCACCGCCTCCAGCCCGTCGAGCCCCGCGGACATCAGGACGGCGAGGTGCCCGTCACCCCGGTGCTCGCGCAGCAGCGTGCTGGCGTGGAAGTACGCCAGGTGCGGCTCCTCGGGGACCGGCAGGTCCGCGTGCGCCGAGTACAGCGGCCGCGCACTGCGCGAACAGGCCTCGGCCGCCCGGAGCGCGAGCCGCGCGGCCTGCGTCATCTCCGCGGACGCCACCGTCTCCTCGCCGAGCAGCCGCCGCAGCAGCGAGTCGACCGCACGCGCGCGTGCCGCCAGCACGTCCTCGGGTGGGGCGATCGCCCAGACGGCGGGTACGTGCCGGGCGACGAGCTCGTGCTTGTAGTTGTAGAACGTCGCCGTCACCGCGCCCGCACCGACCGGACCCAGCGCGGCGGCCCGTACCGCGAAGTTGACGGCCCTGGGATGTGTCACCCCGAGAGCGGCCAGTTCCCTGCCCAGCTCGGGAGCGAAGTAGGACGTCGCGTGCAGGGAGTTGAGCACGTTGTGGCAGCGGCGACCGGCGAGGGGCTCGGGGGCGTCAGTAGTCATGGCCGGAGGTTACCAACCGCTTGGTACGTCCTGCGTGGACGCCTGGAGCATGGCAGAAAAGGTGGGGATCTCGTCATTGCGGCCGTCCTCGGGGTGCCGAAGAATCGGGCACATGGCGCAGCGAACCGTTCTCCTCGTCCTGTTCGACGGTGTGCAGAGTCTCGATGTCACCGGCCCCCTGGAGGTCTTCGCGGGCGCCGAGCAGCACACCCCGGGCACCTACCGCATCCGCACGGCCTCGCTGGACGGTGCCCCCGTACGCACCTCCAGCGGCCTGACCGTCGTACCGGACGCATCGCTCGCGGACAGCGACGAGCCGCACACCCTGATCGTCCCGGGCGGCCAGGGCACCCGGCGTCCGGACAGCCGGCTCACCGACTGGCTGCGCGAGCACGGACCGCGGGCCGAGCGGCTGGTCTCGGTGTGCACCGGCGCGATCCGGCTCGCCCAGGCGGGCCTCCTGGACGGCCGCCGCGCCACCACCCACTGGGCGTACTGCGACAAGCTCGCCAGCGACCACCCGGCCGTCGAGGTCGACCCCGACCCGATCTACGTGCGCGACGGACGCGTCTCGACGTCCGCCGGCGTCACCTCGGGCATCGACCTCGCCCTCGCCCTGGTGGAGGAGGACCTCGGCCGGGACGCGGCCCTGGCCATCGCCCGGCACCTGGTCGTCTTCCTCCGGCGGCCCGGGAACCAGGCCCAGTTCAGCGCCCAGCTCGCCG contains the following coding sequences:
- a CDS encoding serine hydrolase domain-containing protein — its product is MPIPPRRRTPFGPRLGAVSVFAACLALLSPAGAEAAARPAPHPDQALQQQLEGLVRAPGGPPGVVAVLRDGRGTRVLRAGVADRETGRRSDPNDHMRIASAAKAFSGAVALSLVDRRYLRLDDTLRERLPRLPRAWGSVTLRQLLNHTSGLPDFAQAPAFAATLGTDPRHRFDSRRLLDYVADQPLRFRPGSRYQYSNSDNIAAALMAEAATGVRYERLLEASVYRPLGLRHTSLPQGYRMPRPYLHGYDVNPPSPAEDVSEALSTSGVWASGDIVSTPVDMTRFVRGYAGGRLYGHDVVREQRRWIPGAASEPAGPGRNDAGLALFRYTTRCGVVLGHTGNTLGYTQLIAATPDGHRSLTFSVTTQINQAMKPDLLQELRAVQENFVCALLR
- a CDS encoding putative glycolipid-binding domain-containing protein codes for the protein MPTSRVITWEVSESKGVETAWIELGGDALRARGRAVGTVAEPYWISYELDTADGFVTRRLQVTAESAEGVHTLDLRHDGAGRWTANGARLPEADGALDCDLGLCPLTNTMPVLRHGLHLASGEREFLMAWVSVPELAVLPSRQSYQHLGHGRVRFVSGDFRSDIEFDDDGLVVDYPGLAARLG
- a CDS encoding Tex family protein, encoding MTTPLVGSIEGRIAAELGVRERQVKAAVELLDGGSTVPFIARYRKEATEMLDDAQLRTLEERLRYLRELEERRTAILESVREQGKLTEELEARIRGAETKARLEDIYLPYKPKRRTKAQIAREAGLEPLAEGLLSDPSVEPAAAAAAFVDADKGVADPQAALEGARAILTERFSEDADLIGELRERMWVRGRLAAKVRDGKEEAGAKFADYFDFAEPFTELPSHRILAMLRGEKEEVLDLALEPEEPTDGPSSYEGIVAAKFAIADRGRPGDKWLGDTVRWAWRTRILVHLGIDLRLRLRTAAEDEAVNVFAANLRDLLLAAPAGTRATLGLDPGFRTGVKVAVVDATGKVVATDVIYPHVPANKWDEALAKLARLAKEHAVELIAIGNGTASRETDKLAGELITKHPELKLTKVMVSEAGASVYSASAFASQELPDMDVSLRGAVSIARRLQDPLAELVKIDPKSIGVGQYQHDLSEVKLSRSLDAVVEDCVNGVGVDVNTASAPLLARVSGITSGLAENIVTHRDANGPFKSRTQLKGVARLGPKAYEQCAGFLRIRGGDDPLDSSSVHPEAYPVVRRMVKTSGQEVASLIGNTGVLRSLKPKDFVDETFGLPTVTDILKELEKPGRDPRPAFKTATFKEGVEKISDLASGMVLEGVVTNVAAFGAFIDVGVHQDGLAHVSALSKTFVKDPRDVVKPGDIVKVKVLDVDIPRKRISLTLRLDDEAAAPGQQGGGGGERRQRGGRPPQQRQGRGGGGGGGGGSRQAPPPANSAMADALRRAGLVDKKQGKR
- a CDS encoding LPFR motif small protein; the encoded protein is MFRAIADVLRQIGGAIATVVTLPFRALARLFGGASSSTRSRRA
- a CDS encoding GlxA family transcriptional regulator; protein product: MAQRTVLLVLFDGVQSLDVTGPLEVFAGAEQHTPGTYRIRTASLDGAPVRTSSGLTVVPDASLADSDEPHTLIVPGGQGTRRPDSRLTDWLREHGPRAERLVSVCTGAIRLAQAGLLDGRRATTHWAYCDKLASDHPAVEVDPDPIYVRDGRVSTSAGVTSGIDLALALVEEDLGRDAALAIARHLVVFLRRPGNQAQFSAQLAAQTARREPLREIQQWITEHPGENLSVEALADRARLSPRHFARAFQAETGMTPGRYVDRVRLEHARRLLEDTADGIEEISRTSGYGTPEAMRRAFVRTLGAAPSEYRRRFHPTPAH